From the Gorilla gorilla gorilla isolate KB3781 chromosome 22, NHGRI_mGorGor1-v2.1_pri, whole genome shotgun sequence genome, one window contains:
- the SLC19A1 gene encoding reduced folate transporter isoform X3, which yields MQLMELFYSVTMAARIAYSSYIFSLVRPARYQRVAGYSRAAVLLGVFTSSVLGQLLVTVGRVSFSTLNYISLAFLTFSVVLALFLKRPKRSLFFNRDDRGRCETSASELERMNPGPGGKLGHALRVACGDSVLARMLRELGDSLRRPQLRLWSLWWVFNSAGYYLVVYYVHILWNEVDPTTNSARVYNGAADAASTLLGAITSFAAGFVKIRWARWSKLLIAGVTATQAGLVFLLAHTRHPSSIWLCYAAFVLFRGSYQFLVPIATFQIASSLSKELCALVFGVNTFFATIVKTIITFIVSDVRGLGLPVRKQFQLYSVYFLILSIIYFLGAMLDGLRHCQRGHHPRQPPAQGLRSAAEEKAAQALSMQDKGLGGLQPAQSPPLSPEDSLGAVGPASLEQRQSDPYLAPAPAPQAAEFLSPVTTPSPCTLCSAQASGPEAADETCPQLAIHPPGVSKLGLQCLPSDGVQNVNQ from the exons ATGCAGCTCATGGAGCTCTTCTACAGCGTCACCATGGCCGCGCGCATCGCCTATTCCTCCTACATCTTCTCTCTCGTGCGGCCCGCGCGCTACCAGCGTGTGGCCGGCTACTCGCGCGCTGCGGTGCTGCTGGGCGTGTTCACCAGCTCCGTGCTGGGCCAGCTGCTGGTCACCGTGGGCCGAGTCTCCTTCTCCACGCTCAACTACATCTCGCTGGCCTTCCTCACCTTCAGCGTGGTCCTCGCCCTCTTCCTGAAGCGCCCCAAGCGCAGCCTCTTCTTCAACCGCGACGACCGGGGGCGGTGCGAAACCTCGGCTTCGGAGCTGGAGCGCATGAATCCCGGCCCGGGCGGGAAGCTGGGACACGCCCTGCGGGTGGCCTGTGGGGACTCAGTGCTGGCGCGGATGCTGCGGGAGCTGGGGGACAGCCTGCGGCGGCCGCAGCTGCGCCTGTGGTCCCTCTGGTGGGTCTTCAACTCGGCCGGCTACTACCTGGTGGTCTACTACGTGCACATCCTGTGGAACGAGGTGGACCCCACCACCAACAGTGCGCGGGTCTACAACGGCGCGGCAGATGCTGCCTCCACACTGCTGG GCGCCATCACGTCCTTCGCCGCGGGCTTCGTGAAGATCCGCTGGGCGCGCTGGTCCAAGCTGCTCATCGCGGGCGTCACGGCCACGCAGGCGGGGCTGGTCTTCCTTCTGGCGCACACGCGCCATCCGAGTAGCATCTGGCTGTGCTACGCGGCCTTCGTGCTGTTCCGCGGCTCCTACCAGTTCCTCGTGCCCATCGCCAC CTTTCAGATTgcatcttctctgtctaaagagCTCTGTGCCCTTGTCTTCGGGGTCAACACGTTCTTTGCTACCATTGTCAAGACCATCATCACTTTCATTGTCTCGGACGTGCGGGGCCTGGGCCTCCCGGTCCGCAAGCAG TTCCAGTTATACTCCGTGTACTTCCTGATCCTGTCCATCATCTACTTCTTGGGGGCCATGCTGGATGGCCTGCGGCACTGCCAGCGGGGCCACCACCCGCGGCAGCCCCCGGCCCAGGGCCTGAGGAGTGCCGCGGAGGAGAAGGCAGCACAGGCACTGAGCATGCAGGACAAGGGCCTCGGAGGCCTGCAGCCAGCCCAGAGCCCGCCGCTTTCCCCAGAAGACAGCCTGGGGGCTGTGGGGCCAGCCTCCCTGGAGCAGAGACAGAGCGACCCATAcctggccccggccccggccccacAGGCAGCTGAATTCCTGAGCCCAGTGACAACCCCTTCCCCCTGCACTCTGTGCTCCGCCCAAGCCTCAGGCCCTGAGGCTGCAGATGAGACTTGTCCCCAGCTGGCTATCCATCCTCCTGGTGTCAGCAAGCTGGGTTTGCAGTGTCTTCCAAGCGACGGTGTTCAGAATGTGAACCAGTGA
- the SLC19A1 gene encoding reduced folate transporter isoform X4, whose product MRPQPAELAPGGRGNEACSIHSEVTNEITPVLSYSYLAVLVPVFLLTDYLRYTPVLLLQGLSFVSVWLLLLLGHSVAHMQLMELFYSVTMAARIAYSSYIFSLVRPARYQRVAGYSRAAVLLGVFTSSVLGQLLVTVGRVSFSTLNYISLAFLTFSVVLALFLKRPKRSLFFNRDDRGRCETSASELERMNPGPGGKLGHALRVACGDSVLARMLRELGDSLRRPQLRLWSLWWVFNSAGYYLVVYYVHILWNEVDPTTNSARVYNGAADAASTLLGAITSFAAGFVKIRWARWSKLLIAGVTATQAGLVFLLAHTRHPSSIWLCYAAFVLFRGSYQFLVPIATFQIASSLSKELCALVFGVNTFFATIVKTIITFIVSDVRGLGLPVRKQFQLYSVYFLILSIIYFLGAMLDGLRHCQRGHHPRQPPAQGLRSAAEEKAAQALSMQDKGLGGLQPAQSPPLSPEDSLGAVGPASLEQRQSDPYLAPAPAPQAAEFLSPVTTPSPCTLCSAQASGPEAADETCPQLAIHPPGVSKLGLQCLPSDGVQNVNQ is encoded by the exons GAGATCACGCCGGTGCTGTCGTACTCCTACCTGGCCGTGCTGGTGCCCGTGTTCCTGCTCACCGACTACCTGCGCTACACGCCGGTGCTGCTGCTGCAGGGGCTCAGCTTCGTGTCGgtgtggctgctgctgctgctgggccaCTCGGTGGCGCACATGCAGCTCATGGAGCTCTTCTACAGCGTCACCATGGCCGCGCGCATCGCCTATTCCTCCTACATCTTCTCTCTCGTGCGGCCCGCGCGCTACCAGCGTGTGGCCGGCTACTCGCGCGCTGCGGTGCTGCTGGGCGTGTTCACCAGCTCCGTGCTGGGCCAGCTGCTGGTCACCGTGGGCCGAGTCTCCTTCTCCACGCTCAACTACATCTCGCTGGCCTTCCTCACCTTCAGCGTGGTCCTCGCCCTCTTCCTGAAGCGCCCCAAGCGCAGCCTCTTCTTCAACCGCGACGACCGGGGGCGGTGCGAAACCTCGGCTTCGGAGCTGGAGCGCATGAATCCCGGCCCGGGCGGGAAGCTGGGACACGCCCTGCGGGTGGCCTGTGGGGACTCAGTGCTGGCGCGGATGCTGCGGGAGCTGGGGGACAGCCTGCGGCGGCCGCAGCTGCGCCTGTGGTCCCTCTGGTGGGTCTTCAACTCGGCCGGCTACTACCTGGTGGTCTACTACGTGCACATCCTGTGGAACGAGGTGGACCCCACCACCAACAGTGCGCGGGTCTACAACGGCGCGGCAGATGCTGCCTCCACACTGCTGG GCGCCATCACGTCCTTCGCCGCGGGCTTCGTGAAGATCCGCTGGGCGCGCTGGTCCAAGCTGCTCATCGCGGGCGTCACGGCCACGCAGGCGGGGCTGGTCTTCCTTCTGGCGCACACGCGCCATCCGAGTAGCATCTGGCTGTGCTACGCGGCCTTCGTGCTGTTCCGCGGCTCCTACCAGTTCCTCGTGCCCATCGCCAC CTTTCAGATTgcatcttctctgtctaaagagCTCTGTGCCCTTGTCTTCGGGGTCAACACGTTCTTTGCTACCATTGTCAAGACCATCATCACTTTCATTGTCTCGGACGTGCGGGGCCTGGGCCTCCCGGTCCGCAAGCAG TTCCAGTTATACTCCGTGTACTTCCTGATCCTGTCCATCATCTACTTCTTGGGGGCCATGCTGGATGGCCTGCGGCACTGCCAGCGGGGCCACCACCCGCGGCAGCCCCCGGCCCAGGGCCTGAGGAGTGCCGCGGAGGAGAAGGCAGCACAGGCACTGAGCATGCAGGACAAGGGCCTCGGAGGCCTGCAGCCAGCCCAGAGCCCGCCGCTTTCCCCAGAAGACAGCCTGGGGGCTGTGGGGCCAGCCTCCCTGGAGCAGAGACAGAGCGACCCATAcctggccccggccccggccccacAGGCAGCTGAATTCCTGAGCCCAGTGACAACCCCTTCCCCCTGCACTCTGTGCTCCGCCCAAGCCTCAGGCCCTGAGGCTGCAGATGAGACTTGTCCCCAGCTGGCTATCCATCCTCCTGGTGTCAGCAAGCTGGGTTTGCAGTGTCTTCCAAGCGACGGTGTTCAGAATGTGAACCAGTGA